The following are encoded in a window of Thunnus albacares chromosome 17, fThuAlb1.1, whole genome shotgun sequence genomic DNA:
- the lrrc4ba gene encoding leucine-rich repeat-containing protein 4B: MRIATLTCLPGPSPFLFLLAQLLLRLLLPGPELVGAASSCPSLCTCSNQASRVICTRQNLEEVPESISVNTRYLNLQENSIQVIKSDTFKHLRHLEILQLSKNQIRQIEVGAFNGLPNLNTLELFDNRLTLVPSHAFEYLSKLRELWLRNNPIETLPGYAFHRVPSLRRLDLGELKKLDFISDAAFVGLINLRYLNLGMCGLKDIPKLTALVRLEELELSGNRLEIIRPGSFQGLVSLRKLWLMHSQVSVIERNAFDDLKNLEELNLSHNSLHSLPHDLFTPLHQLERVHLNHNPWVCNCDVLWLSWWLKETVPSNTTCCARCHAPPFLKGKYIGELDQSHFTCYAPVIVEPPTDLNVTEGMAAELKCRTSTSTTSVNWITPNGTLMTHGSYRVRISVLHDGTLNFTNVTLRDTGQYTCMVTNAAGNTTATAVLNVTAADASVNYTYFTTVTVETVEPPGNEESARVAINETTIRVHPGPTPSGHFWSEGFPTTASSLSASWSSSSPRATRPTFTVPITEPGFSGLDDVMKTTKIIIGCFVAITFMAAVMLVVFYKLRKQHQLHKHHGPARAIEIINVEDELGAGASGRGSGISGGSTVTQTGSSGIGGGQTLRLHHPEIVNLPNLARSEHLNHYYKTHHFNNNMMGLGVGTGSGVGLNNNNNPSPCSQNMSISCSQVPTSTSGGTPTGGTLPSPVPLPQLGLHSSLKGLMGKGQNEPLLFKSGSKENVQETQI; this comes from the exons ATGCGCATCGCCACGCTGACCTGCCTTCCCGGCCCTTCCCCCTTCCTCTTTCTATTGGCCCAGCTGCTACTGCGGCTCCTCCTCCCTGGCCCGGAGTTGGTGGGAGCCGCTTCCTCTTGCCCCTCCCTGTGCACCTGCTCCAACCAGGCCAGCCGAGTCATCTGCACCAGGCAGAACCTGGAGGAGGTGCCCGAAAGCATATCAGTCAACACGCGATACCTCAACCTGCAGGAGAACTCGATACAG GTTATCAAGTCAGACACTTTCAAGCACTTGAGGCACCTCGAGATCCTCCAGCTCTCCAAGAATCAGATCCGTCAGATTGAAGTAGGAGCATTCAATGGCCTCCCCAACCTCAACACGCTGGAGCTCTTCGACAACCGCCTCACACTGGTGCCATCACATGCCTTTGAGTACCTCAGCAAGCTGCGGGAGCTGTGGCTGCGCAACAACCCTATTGAGACTTTGCCAGGCTATGCCTTCCACCGTGTGCCCTCGCTGCGTCGCCTGGACCTTGGTGAGCTCAAGAAGTTGGATTTCATCTCTGACGCAGCCTTTGTGGGCCTCATCAATCTACGGTACCTGAACTTGGGCATGTGCGGGCTGAAGGACATTCCCAAACTGACTGCCCTTGTGCGTTTGGAGGAGCTGGAGCTGTCAGGAAACCGGCTGGAGATCATCCGACCCGGTTCCTTCCAGGGCCTGGTGTCTCTCCGCAAGCTGTGGCTCATGCATTCACAGGTGTCCGTCATTGAGCGCAACGCCTTTGACGACCTGAAAAACCTGGAGGAGCTCAACCTGTCCCATAACTCCCTACACTCTTTGCCCCATGACCTCTTCACACCCCTTCACCAGCTGGAGAGGGTGCACCTGAACCACAACCCCTGGGTCTGCAACTGTGATGTGCTTTGGCTTAGTTGGTGGTTGAAAGAGACGGTGCCTAGCAACACCACCTGCTGCGCCCGCTGCCATGCTCCCCCGTTCTTAAAGGGCAAGTACATCGGAGAACTTGACCAGAGCCACTTCACCTGCTACGCGCCTGTCATCGTGGAACCACCTACAGACCTCAACGTCACTGAGGGTATGGCTGCTGAGCTCAAGTGTCGCACAAGCACCTCCACAACATCTGTCAACTGGATCACCCCTAACGGCACTCTGATGACCCATGGCTCTTACCGGGTGCGGATATCCGTCCTGCATGATGGCACGCTCAACTTCACGAATGTCACCCTGCGAGACACAGGCCAGTACACCTGCATGGTCACCAACGCTGCTGGCAATACCACAGCAACCGCTGTCCTCAACGTCACTGCTGCTGATGCCAGCGTCAACTACACCTACTTTACAACAGTCACCGTGGAAACAGTTGAGCCGCCAGGAAATGAAGAATCCGCACGGGTTGCCATCAATGAGACCACCATTCGTGTTCATCCTGGTCCCACTCCCTCGGGCCACTTTTGGTCAGAAGGTTTTCCTACCACAGCCTCTTCTCTGTCAGCCAGCtggtcctcctcctctcctcggGCCACCCGACCCACCTTCACTGTGCCCATCACTGAACCGGGCTTCTCGGGCCTGGATGATGTGATGAAGACCACCAAGATCATCATCGGCTGCTTCGTAGCCATTACCTTCATGGCAGCAGTGATGCTGGTGGTGTTCTACAAGCTGAGGAAACAACACCAGCTGCATAAACACCACGGCCCCGCTCGTGCCATCGAGATCATCAATGTGGAGGATGAGCTGGGTGCCGGGGCCAGCGGTCGGGGCAGCGGTATCTCAGGAGGCTCCACCGTGACGCAGACCGGAAGCAGTGGAATAGGAGGGGGCCAGACCCTCAGGTTGCACCACCCGGAGATAGTCAACCTGCCGAACCTGGCCCGATCGGAGCACCTCAACCACTACTATAAAACCCATCActtcaacaacaacatgatGGGCTTAGGCGTGGGCACGGGTTCTGGTGTGGgcctcaacaacaacaacaacccgTCGCCTTGCTCTCAGAACATGTCCATATCCTGTTCCCAGGTTCCAACGTCCACCAGTGGGGGAACGCCCACAGGTGGCACCCTTCCCTCCCCTGTGCCCCTGCCCCAGTTGGGTCTCCACAGTTCTCTGAAAGGCCTAATGGGTAAAGGCCAGAATGAGCCCCTGCTTTTTAAAAGCGGCTCCAAGGAAAATGTGCAAGAGACTCAAATCTGA